The Terriglobia bacterium genome window below encodes:
- a CDS encoding 3-deoxy-D-manno-octulosonic acid transferase codes for MYRLYSILFSLGLVLMAPYYIWRHRGRKELAAWRERLGKLPADFRQQATGAIWIHAVSVGETLAVAGLVKHLLDRYPDRKIFLSSVTAAGREAAEKKLPRVAGQFYLPFDWKWAVRRVLQQIRPSVLVIVETELWPNLLKTASESGCKTILVNARISDRSFPGYRLGRPFMRCVLENVTRICAQTETDAERFKALGAHPDRVAVSGNLKFDAKAPEFGNFGLKMRNVLAGEDRSPIIVAGSTMRGEEPLVLEAWQSIRRKHPRALMVLAPRHPARFDEVAALLQAQQVNAVRRTHLPESDEEIGRRVSQAEILLLDTIGELAEIVGLADIVFIGGSLVPTGGHNIVEPAFWGKPILFGPHMHNFRDVASLFLSAGGAMQVADSHQLVEAVLGLLDRSADARRMGEKAKEVITQQSGAATRILNQMEDWLGHPQTTAAPLSRAAR; via the coding sequence ATGTACCGACTGTACAGCATTTTGTTCAGCCTCGGCCTGGTCCTGATGGCGCCCTACTACATTTGGCGCCACAGGGGAAGAAAAGAGCTTGCAGCCTGGCGCGAGAGGCTGGGCAAGCTTCCCGCCGATTTCCGCCAGCAAGCCACGGGGGCAATCTGGATTCACGCCGTGTCGGTGGGCGAAACGCTGGCCGTCGCCGGCCTGGTGAAGCACCTTCTCGATCGCTATCCGGACCGGAAAATCTTTCTGAGCAGCGTGACGGCAGCCGGACGGGAAGCCGCCGAAAAAAAACTGCCACGCGTTGCCGGCCAGTTTTACCTGCCCTTTGACTGGAAGTGGGCCGTGCGCCGCGTGCTGCAGCAGATTCGCCCCTCGGTCCTTGTCATCGTTGAAACCGAACTGTGGCCCAACCTGCTGAAGACCGCCAGTGAGTCGGGGTGCAAGACGATTCTGGTGAACGCGCGTATCTCTGACCGGTCATTTCCCGGCTACCGGCTGGGCCGTCCTTTCATGCGCTGCGTGCTGGAGAACGTCACCCGAATCTGCGCCCAGACCGAGACCGACGCCGAACGTTTCAAGGCGCTGGGCGCCCATCCTGATCGCGTCGCCGTATCCGGTAATCTCAAATTTGATGCGAAGGCCCCGGAGTTCGGAAATTTTGGACTGAAAATGAGAAACGTTCTGGCGGGAGAGGATCGAAGCCCGATCATCGTGGCCGGCAGTACGATGCGCGGAGAAGAACCGCTGGTGCTCGAAGCCTGGCAGAGCATCCGCCGGAAGCACCCCCGCGCGCTCATGGTCCTGGCGCCGCGACATCCTGCGCGATTTGACGAGGTCGCTGCGCTGTTGCAGGCGCAGCAGGTGAATGCCGTTCGGCGGACGCACCTTCCAGAGAGTGATGAAGAAATTGGCCGTCGCGTCTCCCAGGCAGAGATCCTGCTGCTCGACACCATCGGAGAACTCGCAGAAATCGTGGGATTGGCAGACATTGTGTTTATCGGAGGCAGCCTGGTCCCAACCGGCGGCCACAACATCGTCGAGCCCGCCTTCTGGGGGAAGCCGATTCTGTTTGGCCCCCATATGCATAACTTTCGGGATGTGGCCAGCCTGTTTCTTAGCGCAGGCGGCGCCATGCAAGTGGCCGACTCCCATCAATTGGTCGAGGCTGTGCTTGGCCTGCTCGACCGCTCGGCCGACGCCCGCCGGATGGGCGAAAAAGCGAAAGAGGTGATTACCCAGCAGTCTGGCGCCGCCACGCGCATTCTGAACCAGATGGAGGATTGGCTTGGCCACCCGCAAACGACCGCTGCGCCGTTGTCCCGGGCCGCCCGATGA
- a CDS encoding Crp/Fnr family transcriptional regulator, whose translation MTGLDAIATLRRVPFFAVLGEEELRRLAGHCVVRFLNKEELLFTEGDPCEGMYVVQSGAIKLFKMADTGREQVLVIERAGSTVGELPVFDGGNLPASAAALEDSSLLFLPKRELLELCRRNSEVAFAVIRSLAWRFRYMASLVEELSLKEVSHRLARFLRDRALTAGTRTRRGIEFPLEESNQQIAAEIGTVRDLVSRNLRRLVDRKIIKMERRRVIVLNMADLEEQIAGSKRASG comes from the coding sequence ATGACCGGGCTTGATGCCATCGCGACGCTGCGGCGTGTCCCCTTCTTTGCCGTTCTCGGTGAAGAGGAACTTCGCCGTCTGGCCGGCCATTGCGTCGTCCGATTTCTCAACAAGGAAGAACTTCTGTTCACCGAGGGAGACCCCTGCGAAGGCATGTACGTCGTGCAATCAGGGGCGATCAAGCTGTTCAAAATGGCGGACACGGGGCGCGAACAGGTCTTGGTGATCGAGCGAGCAGGTTCGACGGTGGGGGAACTTCCAGTTTTTGATGGTGGCAACCTGCCGGCCTCCGCGGCGGCGCTCGAGGATTCCAGCCTGCTCTTTCTTCCTAAGCGGGAGTTACTTGAGCTGTGCCGGCGGAACTCCGAGGTTGCTTTCGCTGTCATACGCTCGCTGGCGTGGCGGTTCCGCTACATGGCCTCTCTGGTGGAAGAGTTGTCGCTCAAGGAAGTCAGCCACAGGCTGGCGAGATTTCTGCGCGACCGGGCGCTCACTGCGGGAACGCGGACGCGGCGGGGCATCGAATTCCCGCTGGAGGAATCCAACCAACAGATCGCTGCTGAAATTGGCACGGTCCGCGATCTGGTTTCCCGAAATCTGCGGCGCCTGGTCGATCGCAAAATTATCAAAATGGAGCGACGGAGGGTGATTGTGCTGAACATGGCTGACCTGGAAGAGCAGATTGCAGGGAGCAAACGCGCTTCGGGATAG
- a CDS encoding ferredoxin family protein, with product MAYIIAEPCIGTKDTACVDVCPVDCIHPRKDEANFEESEMLYIDPVECIDCGACVPVCPVSAIFPQDDLPEKWQSFTAKNAEYYKK from the coding sequence ATGGCTTATATAATCGCGGAGCCTTGCATCGGTACGAAAGACACCGCCTGCGTGGACGTTTGCCCGGTGGATTGCATCCACCCTCGCAAAGACGAGGCAAACTTTGAAGAATCGGAAATGCTCTATATCGACCCTGTGGAGTGTATCGATTGCGGGGCCTGCGTTCCGGTGTGTCCCGTTTCAGCAATTTTCCCTCAGGACGACCTGCCGGAAAAATGGCAAAGCTTTACGGCGAAGAACGCTGAATACTACAAGAAGTAG
- a CDS encoding type II toxin-antitoxin system VapC family toxin, with translation MRLLLDTHIWLWSILAPEHLSLRVRRALRGRVNELWLSPVSVWELTVLSAKGRVALNEDVTEWVPKAISAMPVREAPVTHEIALETAKLSLPHHDPADRLLGATARVLGLTLVTADKRLIEANQFPVLANR, from the coding sequence ATGAGATTGCTGCTGGACACTCACATCTGGCTGTGGAGCATTCTTGCGCCGGAGCATCTTTCTCTAAGAGTGCGACGTGCGCTGCGAGGCCGTGTGAACGAGCTGTGGCTTTCTCCGGTGAGTGTGTGGGAGCTCACCGTTCTTTCCGCCAAGGGGCGTGTTGCGCTGAATGAAGATGTTACGGAATGGGTCCCGAAGGCGATATCCGCCATGCCCGTTCGGGAAGCACCGGTCACTCACGAAATCGCTCTGGAGACGGCCAAGCTTAGCTTGCCACATCACGATCCTGCCGACCGTCTTCTGGGCGCCACGGCCCGCGTACTGGGACTTACCTTGGTGACGGCAGATAAGAGGCTGATCGAGGCAAACCAGTTTCCTGTGTTGGCGAACCGGTAA
- a CDS encoding CoA-binding protein, translating into MPDTIQNILETCKTLAVVGLSSRPSRPSYGVSLYMQSHGYRIIPVNPNEDSVLGDKCYPALDDVPESFDAVVIFRRSEFVPEIVESAIRKGARVIWMQEGVQHEEAARRAREAGLAVVQDRCILKEHAKHFVSEGI; encoded by the coding sequence ATGCCGGACACGATTCAGAACATTCTGGAAACCTGCAAGACGCTGGCCGTGGTCGGCCTGTCCTCCAGACCTTCGCGGCCCAGCTACGGCGTGAGCTTGTACATGCAGTCACACGGCTACCGCATCATTCCCGTCAACCCCAATGAAGATTCCGTGCTGGGCGACAAGTGCTATCCGGCGCTCGATGATGTTCCGGAAAGCTTCGACGCCGTTGTCATTTTCCGCCGCTCGGAATTTGTGCCGGAAATTGTGGAAAGCGCCATCCGCAAAGGCGCCCGGGTCATCTGGATGCAGGAAGGCGTGCAGCATGAAGAAGCCGCCCGGCGCGCCCGCGAAGCCGGTCTCGCAGTCGTCCAGGACCGCTGCATCTTGAAAGAACACGCCAAGCACTTTGTCAGCGAAGGAATTTAG
- a CDS encoding RNA methyltransferase: MKTQHQPVRERLRELTSATNSLVKVFRRALAEGVTHDGWLCGEGPHFLEEALKPGSRATVRSVLVSAEAASKYAALLALLPADSELAQIPDRLFRQIAGTRTPQGVAAIVELGAVDLKALAASRNTILIVACGLQDPGNMGTIIRSADALGASAVVTMAGTVNPFNPKSVRSCVGSIFRMPIFAGLKLGPALKLLRDSGVRILGTDPRGTVALSSANLHGSIALLVGQEASGLPAEISSEADELLRVPIRVEADSLNAAMATGIFLYEVARQRRFQYQP; this comes from the coding sequence ATGAAAACGCAGCACCAACCCGTACGCGAAAGACTGCGGGAACTGACCAGCGCAACCAATTCCCTGGTCAAAGTGTTTCGCCGCGCGCTTGCAGAAGGGGTTACGCACGATGGCTGGCTTTGCGGCGAAGGGCCACATTTTCTTGAAGAGGCGCTCAAGCCGGGTTCGCGTGCCACCGTTCGCAGCGTGCTGGTTTCGGCCGAAGCGGCAAGTAAGTACGCGGCGTTGCTGGCCCTGCTTCCGGCAGATTCGGAGCTGGCCCAAATACCCGACCGGCTCTTCCGTCAGATTGCCGGCACCCGGACGCCGCAGGGCGTTGCGGCGATTGTTGAGCTGGGCGCGGTTGATCTCAAGGCGTTGGCGGCGTCCCGAAATACAATTCTGATCGTCGCCTGCGGACTTCAGGACCCGGGCAACATGGGGACCATCATCCGCAGCGCGGACGCGCTTGGGGCTTCAGCCGTCGTCACCATGGCGGGGACAGTGAATCCATTTAATCCCAAGTCCGTGCGGTCGTGCGTTGGGTCCATCTTTCGGATGCCAATATTCGCAGGTCTGAAGCTGGGACCCGCTTTGAAGCTTTTGCGGGACTCCGGGGTGCGCATTCTGGGCACGGACCCCCGCGGCACGGTTGCTCTCTCAAGCGCGAACCTGCATGGTTCGATTGCGCTGCTTGTAGGGCAGGAAGCGTCGGGGTTGCCGGCAGAAATTTCCAGCGAGGCCGACGAACTCCTGCGCGTTCCTATTCGCGTCGAGGCCGATTCACTGAACGCCGCAATGGCAACGGGGATTTTCCTTTATGAAGTTGCGAGGCAACGCAGATTCCAATATCAGCCATGA
- a CDS encoding replication-associated recombination protein A, which yields MSLFETQPSETKEQGRRPLADRMRPEKLEEYAGQLHILGPGKPLRQQIERDELASMVLWGPPGSGKTTLAMIVARKTQSDFVRFSAVLSGIREIKDVMAAAEKTSHYGRRTILFVDEIHRFNRAQQDAFLPYVERGDIVLIGATTENPSFEVNAALLSRTKVYMLSALSTGEVVTLLQRALHDQERGLGGQKVVISDELLRQIAVFANGDARAAYNTIEAAVAAAPRDAEGRPTITEKLIEDAIQRKVLLYDNAGEEHFNIISALHKSVRNSDADAALYWLGRMLEAGEDPLYIARRLIRMASEDVGMADPRALEVAVAAMQAVHFVGLPEGDLALAEAAVYLALAPKSNALYTAYGEVKSDAQKTVAEPVPLHLRNAVTGLMANIGYGKGYQYAHDADEKLTDMDCLPENLKGRRYYQPTDQGFEKKLKEKMQAIEEWKRKRQGK from the coding sequence ATGAGTCTCTTTGAAACACAGCCTTCGGAAACCAAGGAGCAGGGCCGGCGCCCCCTGGCCGACCGCATGCGCCCTGAAAAGCTGGAGGAATACGCCGGTCAGCTCCACATCCTGGGGCCCGGCAAGCCGCTGCGGCAGCAGATCGAGCGCGACGAGCTGGCGTCCATGGTCCTCTGGGGGCCGCCGGGATCAGGAAAGACCACTCTGGCGATGATTGTGGCCCGCAAGACCCAAAGTGATTTTGTGCGCTTCAGCGCTGTGCTTTCCGGCATTCGAGAAATCAAGGATGTGATGGCGGCCGCCGAGAAAACCAGCCACTACGGGCGGCGGACCATTCTTTTTGTTGATGAGATCCATCGCTTCAACAGGGCGCAGCAGGACGCCTTCCTCCCCTACGTGGAGCGCGGCGACATTGTCCTGATCGGCGCCACAACGGAAAATCCGTCGTTTGAGGTCAACGCGGCGTTGCTGTCACGCACCAAGGTCTACATGCTCTCGGCGCTGTCCACCGGCGAGGTCGTGACCTTGCTCCAGCGCGCCCTGCACGATCAGGAGCGCGGGCTTGGCGGCCAGAAGGTCGTGATTTCCGACGAATTGCTGCGGCAGATTGCCGTGTTCGCAAACGGCGACGCTCGCGCGGCCTATAACACCATTGAGGCTGCCGTTGCCGCGGCGCCTCGCGACGCCGAGGGACGCCCCACGATCACTGAAAAGCTGATTGAAGACGCCATCCAGCGCAAGGTGCTGCTTTATGATAACGCCGGCGAAGAACACTTCAACATCATTTCCGCCCTGCACAAATCGGTGCGCAATTCCGACGCTGACGCGGCGCTCTACTGGCTGGGGCGGATGCTCGAGGCGGGCGAGGACCCGCTCTACATTGCGCGGCGGCTGATCCGCATGGCGTCGGAAGACGTGGGCATGGCGGATCCCAGGGCGCTGGAAGTAGCCGTTGCCGCCATGCAGGCCGTGCACTTTGTGGGATTGCCGGAGGGCGACCTGGCACTGGCCGAGGCTGCGGTCTACCTGGCGCTTGCGCCGAAATCGAACGCGCTCTACACGGCCTACGGCGAGGTGAAGAGCGACGCGCAGAAGACGGTCGCCGAGCCTGTCCCCCTGCACCTGCGAAATGCCGTCACCGGGCTGATGGCCAACATCGGCTACGGTAAGGGCTACCAGTATGCCCACGACGCCGACGAAAAACTTACTGACATGGATTGCCTGCCCGAAAATCTCAAAGGCCGCCGCTACTACCAGCCCACCGATCAGGGCTTCGAAAAAAAGCTGAAAGAAAAAATGCAGGCGATTGAAGAGTGGAAGCGGAAACGGCAGGGTAAATGA
- a CDS encoding glycoside hydrolase family 172 protein, producing the protein MRKAAPLIVMLVLAVPAVAQNFSDWLGQLPEPHSYVLKRVSSYDRTGGNEDYRHVNPGQTFTVLDEPGPGVITHAWFTIADPELYHLKKIVLRMYWDGETNPSVETPIGDFFGLGLGDYFTYQSVPLAVGEAKALNSFFPMPFKRHARITVTNEGHEAIDALYFNIDYRAYSNPLPVSTLYFHARYNQCAPCTAVASNGKNLEGKDNYLWVDAKGRGQFVGVTMSILENKDGWWGEGDDMFFIDGEKRPSINGTGTEDYFLGAWDFGGHPFAYGLFGAPVVGPERQGARWSVYRFHLDSPIPFTRSLRATIEHGTANNRGDNYYSVAYWYQTEPHAPLPPLPPVEDRLPRMHSANR; encoded by the coding sequence ATGCGGAAAGCCGCGCCTTTGATCGTGATGCTCGTGCTGGCTGTGCCCGCCGTGGCCCAGAACTTCAGCGACTGGCTCGGACAGCTTCCTGAGCCGCACTCTTACGTCCTAAAGCGGGTATCGAGCTATGATCGGACAGGCGGAAATGAAGATTACCGCCACGTTAACCCGGGCCAGACGTTCACGGTGCTCGACGAACCCGGCCCCGGAGTCATCACCCACGCCTGGTTCACCATTGCGGACCCCGAACTCTATCATCTGAAGAAAATCGTCCTGCGCATGTACTGGGACGGCGAAACCAATCCCAGCGTGGAGACGCCCATCGGAGATTTCTTCGGCCTGGGGTTGGGTGACTACTTCACTTATCAATCCGTTCCGCTGGCCGTGGGAGAAGCCAAGGCGCTCAACAGCTTTTTTCCCATGCCGTTCAAAAGGCATGCTCGCATCACGGTCACCAATGAAGGCCACGAAGCCATTGACGCTCTCTACTTCAACATTGACTATCGCGCTTATTCAAATCCTTTGCCCGTAAGCACCCTCTATTTCCACGCGCGATACAACCAGTGCGCTCCGTGTACTGCTGTCGCGAGCAACGGGAAAAACCTCGAAGGCAAGGACAATTATCTGTGGGTGGATGCCAAAGGCCGCGGGCAGTTTGTGGGCGTCACCATGTCAATCCTGGAAAACAAGGACGGATGGTGGGGCGAGGGCGACGACATGTTCTTCATCGACGGCGAAAAGCGGCCATCCATTAACGGTACTGGGACGGAAGACTATTTCCTCGGAGCGTGGGATTTTGGCGGCCATCCTTTTGCTTACGGGCTATTCGGCGCGCCGGTCGTCGGCCCTGAGCGCCAGGGGGCCCGATGGTCCGTGTACCGCTTTCATCTCGATTCGCCGATACCTTTCACCAGGTCCCTGCGCGCAACCATCGAGCATGGCACGGCCAACAACCGCGGCGACAATTACTATTCCGTGGCGTATTGGTATCAGACCGAACCGCACGCTCCCCTGCCGCCGCTGCCGCCGGTGGAAGATCGCTTGCCGCGCATGCATTCCGCAAATCGGTAA
- a CDS encoding type II toxin-antitoxin system prevent-host-death family antitoxin — MEKIAISKFKATCLAVVERVRRTKKPVLITRFGKPVAEVVPPPPVRKSQDWLGSLAGTGRIVGDIVSPASDESDWEALR, encoded by the coding sequence ATGGAAAAGATCGCCATCTCGAAATTCAAAGCAACTTGCCTGGCCGTGGTTGAGCGCGTCCGCCGTACGAAGAAACCCGTCTTGATTACGCGCTTCGGCAAACCCGTTGCTGAGGTTGTCCCGCCGCCACCAGTAAGGAAATCTCAGGATTGGCTTGGTTCTTTGGCCGGGACTGGCCGCATTGTGGGCGACATCGTTTCTCCTGCCAGCGACGAGAGTGACTGGGAAGCTCTGCGCTGA
- a CDS encoding 2-hydroxyacid dehydrogenase: MAIRQKIKQHRLKVVLVGNVAAKAADQLKALIKAPSTIVAFPVNRDGPQMLKELSNADVAVGHFFTEKMARAVRNLKLLQAPNAGVDAFRMDLLSPQTTVANAYFHGPAIAEFVVMTVLALRRDLLNLDARFRKGIWNGSWIEGELPPEEVLGKSLGLVGYGTIGREVAVRARALGMSIKVISAHPPKRKPRDVDFWKGPAALPQLLEESDYIVLACPLNKETRGLIGPREFGQIKRSAFLINVARGAVVQEEALFRALKERRIAGAAIDVWYRYPKADRPSRPSRFPFHKLPNVVMTPHVSGWMLGTRQKRLELVAANIDRLVAGKPLLNVVKGPRRHSPTEWDASI, encoded by the coding sequence ATGGCCATAAGACAAAAGATAAAGCAGCACCGTCTCAAGGTGGTCCTCGTCGGCAACGTTGCCGCAAAAGCCGCGGACCAACTCAAGGCCCTCATAAAGGCCCCCTCAACCATTGTTGCCTTTCCGGTCAATCGCGACGGTCCCCAGATGCTCAAGGAATTGTCGAACGCCGATGTGGCGGTGGGGCACTTCTTCACCGAAAAAATGGCGCGCGCCGTCCGGAATCTGAAACTGTTGCAGGCGCCCAATGCCGGCGTGGATGCTTTTCGGATGGATTTGCTTTCTCCTCAAACCACCGTTGCGAACGCTTATTTCCACGGCCCCGCAATCGCAGAGTTTGTGGTAATGACGGTCCTTGCACTCCGCAGGGACCTGTTGAATCTCGATGCACGATTTCGGAAGGGTATCTGGAACGGCTCATGGATAGAGGGTGAACTGCCCCCTGAGGAAGTGCTTGGCAAGAGCCTCGGCCTGGTCGGCTACGGAACCATCGGCCGCGAAGTTGCCGTGCGCGCCCGAGCGTTGGGAATGTCCATCAAGGTGATTAGCGCCCATCCGCCCAAACGAAAACCGCGAGATGTCGATTTCTGGAAAGGCCCGGCCGCCCTGCCGCAGCTTCTGGAGGAATCCGATTACATCGTTCTTGCCTGCCCGCTGAACAAGGAGACGCGCGGCCTGATTGGACCGCGGGAGTTCGGCCAGATAAAGCGCAGCGCTTTCCTCATCAACGTGGCGCGCGGCGCGGTAGTCCAGGAAGAAGCATTATTTCGCGCGTTGAAAGAACGCCGAATTGCGGGCGCCGCCATCGACGTCTGGTACCGTTACCCGAAAGCCGACAGGCCTTCGCGCCCGTCCCGTTTCCCGTTCCACAAACTGCCGAACGTGGTGATGACCCCCCATGTTTCCGGCTGGATGCTGGGCACGCGCCAAAAACGCCTTGAATTGGTGGCCGCAAATATTGATCGCCTGGTTGCAGGTAAACCGCTGCTGAACGTTGTCAAGGGGCCGCGCAGGCACAGCCCCACAGAGTGGGATGCCTCTATCTGA
- a CDS encoding C-terminal binding protein: protein MSAKAPRLVVFTEREEGPVCGLDEKVIRDAGGALHYGRAGSLADRVALAKPANVLIASTAPMRREFLLQLPQLKGIVRLGIGVDSVDLDAATDLGIVVANVPVFCQDEVAEHALGLLLAVTRKIVLADRLTRQGKWVVGIQERMLPMRRLRGQTLGMVGFGRIAQRLTGMAQALGLRVIAADPYVAPEIAQAARVVLMPLAELLPQADIVSLHVPLTSETRGLINADAFALMKRGAILINTARGPVVDEVALEEALADGELGGAGLDVLETEPPNIPHPLLEFDNVVLTCHYGSCSFEAYADLRRSVSEQAAQILRGEFPRHLVNSRVKDLPQCRLRNPGTQAQGARS, encoded by the coding sequence GTGAGCGCAAAAGCACCGCGTCTGGTAGTCTTCACCGAGCGAGAAGAGGGCCCCGTCTGCGGACTCGATGAGAAAGTGATCCGAGATGCTGGCGGCGCACTTCACTATGGCAGAGCGGGTAGCCTGGCTGATCGCGTCGCCCTGGCAAAGCCCGCCAACGTTCTGATCGCAAGCACCGCCCCGATGCGGCGCGAATTTCTGCTGCAGCTCCCGCAGTTGAAGGGGATCGTACGACTCGGCATCGGAGTGGACTCGGTTGACCTCGACGCCGCCACCGACCTGGGAATCGTGGTGGCGAATGTGCCGGTGTTCTGCCAGGATGAGGTGGCCGAGCACGCCCTGGGGTTGCTGCTGGCGGTGACGCGCAAGATCGTTCTGGCCGACCGCCTCACGCGCCAGGGGAAGTGGGTTGTTGGGATTCAAGAAAGGATGCTCCCCATGCGGCGGCTGAGGGGCCAAACACTGGGCATGGTCGGATTCGGCCGGATTGCGCAAAGACTCACGGGCATGGCCCAAGCTTTAGGCCTGCGGGTCATTGCTGCAGACCCTTACGTGGCGCCGGAGATTGCCCAGGCCGCCAGGGTGGTCCTGATGCCGCTTGCGGAACTGCTTCCCCAAGCCGATATTGTGTCTCTCCACGTCCCGCTAACCTCTGAGACTCGCGGGCTGATCAACGCCGACGCTTTCGCGCTGATGAAGCGAGGCGCCATCCTCATCAACACTGCGCGCGGCCCGGTGGTGGATGAAGTCGCGCTGGAAGAGGCGCTGGCGGACGGCGAGCTGGGCGGCGCAGGCCTCGATGTTCTTGAAACGGAGCCACCCAATATTCCCCATCCGCTGCTCGAATTCGACAATGTTGTGTTGACGTGCCATTACGGCTCCTGCAGTTTTGAGGCTTATGCCGATTTGCGCCGCAGCGTGTCGGAACAGGCGGCCCAGATCCTTCGCGGTGAATTTCCCCGGCACCTTGTGAATTCCCGGGTGAAGGACCTGCCTCAGTGCAGGCTGCGGAATCCAGGAACGCAAGCGCAGGGCGCGCGGAGTTAA
- the lpxK gene encoding tetraacyldisaccharide 4'-kinase produces MNRSLLPLAGLYGAGARLRRRAFERGWLKSRRLSRPVISVGNLTVGGSGKTPLVVLISEILLRHGHKPAILTRGYRRERQAELVALGPQSQNGADARAVGDEPALLARALPQVSIIVCADRFRAGQFAEERFAVGVHILDDGFQHLSLSRDVDLVAIDATQNVLEDAVLPAGRLREPVGALSRADLIILTRTEIRDPAAIEKQVRQVNASAPIFACETRLHSLIEAPSGQAVEAENYRGRPVCAFCAIGNPAAFFADLRRWGFNPVAEVAFRDHHVYTQEDIRRINLAASKKSATAFLTTEKDLMNLPVQLEFGLPLLACAVRAEISEAEKFEQVLLAGIERNRVGS; encoded by the coding sequence ATGAACCGTTCCCTCTTGCCGCTTGCCGGTCTCTATGGCGCCGGAGCGCGCTTACGCCGCCGGGCCTTCGAGCGGGGCTGGCTGAAGTCCAGGCGCCTTTCCCGTCCCGTCATCAGCGTGGGCAATCTCACTGTCGGAGGAAGCGGCAAGACTCCGCTGGTCGTGCTGATTTCTGAGATTCTACTTCGCCATGGCCACAAACCCGCCATCCTCACGCGAGGCTACCGCCGTGAACGGCAAGCCGAGCTCGTCGCTCTGGGGCCTCAATCGCAAAACGGTGCTGACGCGCGCGCCGTAGGCGATGAACCTGCGCTGCTGGCCCGCGCGCTCCCGCAGGTCTCCATCATTGTTTGTGCCGACCGTTTTCGCGCCGGGCAGTTTGCCGAAGAACGCTTTGCGGTGGGTGTCCATATCCTCGATGACGGGTTCCAGCACCTCTCTCTCTCGCGCGACGTCGATTTGGTGGCCATCGACGCGACTCAGAATGTTCTAGAGGACGCCGTGCTGCCTGCCGGACGCCTGCGCGAGCCGGTGGGGGCCCTGTCGCGCGCGGACCTCATCATCCTGACCCGGACGGAAATCCGTGATCCCGCTGCAATCGAGAAGCAGGTGAGGCAAGTCAACGCCAGTGCGCCGATTTTCGCCTGCGAGACGCGGCTGCACAGCCTGATTGAAGCGCCCAGCGGGCAGGCCGTCGAAGCTGAGAATTATCGCGGCAGGCCGGTCTGCGCTTTTTGCGCCATTGGCAACCCGGCGGCCTTCTTTGCTGATCTGCGGCGGTGGGGCTTCAATCCGGTTGCCGAAGTCGCGTTCCGTGACCATCACGTCTATACGCAGGAAGACATTCGGCGCATCAACCTGGCCGCCAGCAAAAAAAGTGCAACGGCTTTTCTCACCACCGAAAAGGACTTGATGAACCTTCCGGTCCAATTGGAGTTCGGTCTTCCGCTACTGGCTTGCGCAGTCCGGGCGGAAATCTCCGAGGCGGAAAAATTCGAACAAGTACTTCTGGCAGGCATCGAGCGAAACCGGGTAGGATCATAG